The window CCGGCCTGGTGAACAGCACCCGCGGCGCTGCCGGCGGGTATCAACTGGCCCGCGATCCCAGCGAGATCACGCTGGGCGAAGTCATGTCGGTCGTCGATAGTCAATCAGCCGCCATCCGCTCCTACGCCGAGCATCCGACGCGCACCGCTCAGATCCTCCTCAAAAGCTGGCAAGACGTCGCCCGCCAGGAGCGCGACATGCTCAGCAAAATCTCCTTCGCCGATCTCGTCGGCGCGCTCAAGGAGCAGGGCGAAGAGATGTATTACATTTGAGTAGCCGTTGCGGTTCGGGAGGGCGAGGCTCCCGCCGAGCCGCAGACCTGCCGCGCACATCACCTTCCTTTGCCTAACTCGGCTCCGCAGGAGCGTCGCCCTCCCGATGACCAATGTTCTCGAAAAAATCGTCACTCACAAGCGCGACGAAATCGCCGCGCTCAAGTCAGCGCGCGCTGAATCCGAACTCCGAGCGCAACTAAAAGACGCCCCGCCAACGCGAGACTTCTTCGCCGCCCTCGCCGCCGATGGCCCCATCAAGTTGATTGCGGAAGTCAAAAAAGCGAGCCCCAGCAAGGGCGTAATTCGGGCTGACTTTCACCCGGTCGAAATTGCCAAGGCCTATGAGTCTGCCGGCGCGACTTGCTTGAGCGTTCTCACGGACGTGCACTTTTTTCAGGGCAGTCTCGACTATCTCACACAGATCCGGGCTGCGGTCAATCTGCCGCTGCTGCGGAAGGATTTCATCCTCGACACCTATCAACTTCTCGAA is drawn from Anatilimnocola floriformis and contains these coding sequences:
- a CDS encoding RrF2 family transcriptional regulator; the protein is MIVSAKTEYACIAILELATRHDSGEPVRIREIADAHGIPSRFLVQILLQLKSAGLVNSTRGAAGGYQLARDPSEITLGEVMSVVDSQSAAIRSYAEHPTRTAQILLKSWQDVARQERDMLSKISFADLVGALKEQGEEMYYI